In Candidatus Nealsonbacteria bacterium DGGOD1a, one DNA window encodes the following:
- the fusA gene encoding elongation factor G has protein sequence MARLAPIEKYRNFGVIAHIDAGKTTTSERILFYTGLSHKIGEVHEGAAIMDWMAQERERGITITSAATTCFWSPGEYLSKQKTNEHRFNIIDTPGHIDFTAEVQRALRVLDGAVVVFDGVAGVQPQSETVWRQADKYSVPRICFINKMDRTGASFERSLQSIWKKLNKNAVAANIPIGEESALSGVVDLLTMKAVRFNGDNGQDVVEEEIPADMVEMANEWRAKLIEKIVAEDETLMNSYLAGEEIALNDLRRVLRAATMKGTIIPVFYGSSLKNTGVQPVLDAVCHYLPSPLDLPPVKGMEVKGEAEVLRGPSDDEPFTALAFKVAADPYVGTLTFFRVYSGYLKKGSYVLNTTTGEKERIGRLLRMYANDRTEIDDVYAGDIAATVGLKNTSTGHTLSDENHPIILEKITFPEPVISIRIEPKTKADQEKMGFALKKLSDEDPTFRVETDQETNEIIIRGMGELHLDILVDRMRREFKVEANVGRPQVAYKETIKTNSEAQGKFVKQSGGRGQYGDVWIRLEPKERGEGFEFADEIKGGVIPKEYIKPTEKGIEEAMAKGVVAGYPMVDMKATLYDGSFHEVDSSEMAFKIAGSMALQTAARKANPILLEPIMKLEVTIPEEFFGDVIGDLSSRRGKIENSDDQMESKIINVKVPLAEMFGYATNLRSLTQGRGTFTMEFDHYEEVPGNVAQEVISGKRK, from the coding sequence ATGGCAAGACTTGCTCCAATTGAAAAATATCGCAATTTCGGCGTAATCGCTCATATCGATGCCGGCAAAACCACCACATCCGAGCGGATTTTGTTTTACACCGGCTTGTCGCACAAGATCGGCGAGGTGCACGAAGGCGCGGCCATTATGGACTGGATGGCGCAGGAGCGCGAGCGCGGCATTACCATCACTTCGGCGGCAACGACCTGTTTCTGGTCTCCGGGCGAATATTTAAGCAAGCAGAAAACCAACGAACACCGTTTTAATATTATCGATACCCCCGGACACATCGACTTTACCGCCGAAGTGCAGCGCGCTTTGCGCGTTCTGGACGGCGCGGTGGTGGTGTTTGACGGCGTCGCGGGTGTCCAGCCGCAATCCGAGACCGTATGGCGCCAGGCAGACAAATATTCCGTGCCGCGCATCTGTTTCATCAATAAGATGGATAGGACAGGCGCCAGCTTTGAACGCAGTTTGCAGTCCATTTGGAAAAAATTGAACAAAAACGCCGTGGCCGCGAATATTCCGATCGGAGAAGAAAGCGCGTTGAGCGGCGTGGTTGATCTGCTGACGATGAAAGCGGTGCGTTTTAACGGCGATAACGGCCAAGATGTGGTTGAGGAAGAAATTCCGGCGGATATGGTGGAAATGGCCAATGAATGGCGCGCCAAATTGATTGAAAAGATCGTGGCGGAAGATGAAACTTTAATGAACAGCTATCTGGCCGGGGAAGAAATCGCTTTGAACGATCTGCGCCGGGTTTTGCGCGCGGCCACGATGAAGGGAACGATCATTCCGGTATTTTATGGTTCGTCCCTGAAAAACACCGGCGTTCAGCCGGTGCTTGACGCGGTTTGCCATTACTTGCCCAGTCCTTTGGATTTGCCGCCGGTGAAAGGTATGGAGGTGAAGGGCGAGGCCGAAGTTTTGCGCGGACCTTCCGACGATGAACCGTTCACGGCGCTGGCGTTTAAAGTGGCGGCGGATCCGTATGTCGGGACGCTGACATTCTTCCGGGTTTATTCGGGTTATTTGAAAAAAGGGTCCTATGTTTTAAACACGACCACGGGAGAGAAGGAAAGGATCGGCCGTTTGTTGCGGATGTATGCCAATGACCGTACCGAGATCGATGATGTGTATGCCGGCGATATTGCCGCGACCGTTGGCTTGAAAAACACTTCCACCGGGCACACCCTTTCCGACGAAAACCATCCGATCATTCTTGAAAAGATTACTTTTCCGGAGCCGGTTATTTCGATTCGCATCGAGCCCAAAACCAAAGCCGATCAGGAGAAGATGGGTTTCGCGTTGAAGAAGCTGTCCGATGAGGATCCGACTTTCCGCGTGGAAACCGACCAGGAAACAAACGAGATTATTATCCGCGGCATGGGCGAATTGCATCTGGATATTTTGGTTGATCGGATGCGCCGCGAATTTAAAGTTGAAGCCAATGTGGGACGCCCGCAGGTGGCATACAAAGAAACCATCAAAACCAATTCCGAAGCGCAGGGTAAATTCGTCAAGCAATCCGGCGGCCGCGGCCAGTACGGCGATGTATGGATCAGGCTCGAGCCCAAGGAACGCGGCGAAGGATTTGAATTCGCGGACGAGATCAAAGGCGGCGTCATTCCCAAAGAATATATCAAACCGACCGAGAAAGGCATTGAGGAAGCCATGGCCAAGGGCGTGGTGGCCGGTTATCCGATGGTGGATATGAAAGCGACGCTATACGACGGTTCGTTCCACGAAGTTGATTCGTCGGAAATGGCGTTTAAGATTGCCGGCTCGATGGCGTTGCAAACCGCGGCCAGAAAAGCCAATCCGATATTGCTTGAACCGATAATGAAATTGGAGGTGACGATTCCCGAAGAATTTTTCGGAGATGTGATCGGCGATCTGTCGTCGCGCCGCGGCAAGATTGAAAATTCCGACGACCAGATGGAAAGCAAAATCATCAATGTGAAAGTGCCGCTGGCGGAAATGTTCGGTTATGCCACGAATCTGCGTTCGCTGACGCAGGGCCGGGGAACATTCACGATGGAATTCGACCATTACGAAGAAGTTCCCGGCAATGTCGCCCAAGAAGTTATTTCGGGGAAGAGGAAGTAA
- the rpsG gene encoding 30S ribosomal protein S7, which produces MSGKKNTKKEIAPDAIYNSVLISQIINHIMKKGKKNAAKKIVYGALDIMKEKTQKDPLEVFNLALENARPLLEVKSQRVGGATYQVPKPVVKERGQALAVRWLLESARKKKGQPMKIKLAEELIGAANNTGVAIKKKEDTHRMAEANRAFAHFKF; this is translated from the coding sequence ATGAGCGGCAAGAAAAATACAAAAAAAGAAATTGCTCCGGACGCGATTTATAACAGCGTTTTAATTTCCCAGATCATTAATCACATAATGAAAAAGGGCAAGAAGAACGCGGCCAAGAAGATCGTTTACGGCGCTTTGGATATAATGAAAGAGAAAACCCAGAAAGATCCGCTGGAAGTTTTCAATTTGGCTTTGGAAAACGCCCGCCCGCTTTTGGAAGTTAAATCCCAGCGCGTCGGCGGCGCGACCTATCAAGTGCCCAAACCGGTGGTCAAGGAAAGGGGACAGGCGCTGGCGGTTCGCTGGCTGCTTGAATCGGCGCGCAAAAAGAAGGGCCAGCCGATGAAGATCAAATTGGCCGAGGAGCTGATCGGCGCGGCCAATAACACGGGCGTGGCCATCAAGAAAAAAGAGGATACGCACCGTATGGCCGAGGCAAACCGAGCGTTCGCACATTTCAAGTTTTAA
- the rpsL gene encoding 30S ribosomal protein S12: MATIHQLIKHKRTKRVHKTKSPALAFGFNTLKNRGRNYSSPLKRGICTKVFTSTPKKPNSALRKVARVKLTNGMEVTAYIPGEGHKLQEHSIVLIRGGRVKDLPGVRYHIVRGKLDCTGVEKRKQERSKYGVKKGK, translated from the coding sequence ATGGCAACCATTCATCAACTGATAAAACACAAAAGGACGAAGCGCGTGCATAAAACCAAATCGCCGGCGCTGGCGTTTGGTTTCAACACTTTGAAAAATCGGGGCCGGAATTACAGTTCGCCTTTGAAGCGCGGCATTTGCACCAAAGTGTTTACTTCGACTCCCAAGAAACCGAATTCGGCGTTGCGCAAGGTGGCCAGGGTGAAGCTCACCAACGGCATGGAAGTCACGGCTTATATCCCGGGCGAAGGCCACAAATTGCAAGAACATTCCATCGTTTTGATTCGCGGCGGCCGCGTGAAAGATTTGCCGGGCGTGCGCTACCATATCGTGCGCGGCAAGCTTGATTGCACCGGAGTGGAAAAACGCAAGCAGGAGCGTTCCAAGTACGGAGTCAAAAAGGGCAAGTAA